Proteins found in one Terriglobales bacterium genomic segment:
- a CDS encoding twin-arginine translocase TatA/TatE family subunit, with protein MFEGLMQPMHLIVVLIIALLIFGPGKLADIGKGLGDGIRNFKKGMREGEQPNTNAGASTNTEEKKQS; from the coding sequence ATGTTTGAAGGTCTTATGCAACCGATGCATCTTATCGTGGTACTGATAATTGCACTCTTGATATTCGGTCCAGGCAAGTTGGCGGATATCGGTAAGGGGTTGGGAGACGGAATTCGCAATTTCAAGAAAGGAATGCGCGAAGGCGAACAACCGAATACGAATGCGGGTGCGAGTACGAATACGGAAGAAAAGAAGCAGTCGTAA
- a CDS encoding Maf family protein: MSSPTSPLVLASASPRRSELLRNAGIAFTVQPAHVDERMLAGEAPEEYARRLAREKAQAVSQQRPGETVLGADTIVVVDSEVLEKPRDQADAARMLRLLSGRSHRVITGVCVIKAVSSIEDVRAATTEVWMRDLSEEEIQEYVASGEPMDKAGAYAIQGIASRWIWKIVGCYFNVVGLPVPLVYRMLQERSE, encoded by the coding sequence ATGAGTTCACCGACATCACCACTAGTTTTGGCTTCGGCTTCACCACGGCGCAGTGAGCTTTTGCGTAATGCGGGAATCGCGTTTACAGTCCAACCTGCGCACGTGGATGAGCGCATGCTTGCCGGCGAAGCACCCGAGGAATATGCCAGGCGCCTGGCGCGGGAGAAAGCGCAGGCAGTGTCTCAGCAGAGGCCTGGGGAAACAGTTTTAGGCGCGGATACGATTGTAGTGGTGGATTCGGAGGTACTGGAAAAGCCGCGCGATCAGGCCGATGCGGCGCGCATGTTGCGGCTGCTCTCGGGGCGATCGCATCGGGTGATTACCGGAGTATGCGTGATCAAGGCAGTTTCAAGTATTGAAGATGTGCGTGCTGCAACGACCGAAGTATGGATGCGTGATCTGAGCGAAGAGGAGATCCAGGAATACGTGGCCAGCGGCGAACCTATGGATAAGGCCGGGGCATATGCGATCCAGGGAATCGCTTCGCGCTGGATCTGGAAAATTGTGGGTTGTTACTTCAACGTGGTAGGGTTACCGGTGCCGTTGGTCTACCGGATGTTGCAGGAACGTAGTGAATAA
- a CDS encoding methyltransferase domain-containing protein has product MTNPTQPAKTTRARGKYDGLLEIINYNRGFYVLTLLGVIAGVVIATLLPKMLALLLGGAIAVAAGWIVVSLLVSHYVYDRSGLYDLRWMRDRLSRAPRNWVNIHSGLDQTSEILQSVFPDGNGRILDIYDPKEMTEPSIARAREVSSHGPKAVQADFRKLPLADSSCDAVFLIFAAHEIRQRTSRAEFFREVARVLNRDGTVILIEHLRDVANFLAFGLGFLHFQSRREWLYAATSANFRLQEEMTVTPFVHVFILVHEHVS; this is encoded by the coding sequence ATGACCAACCCAACCCAACCCGCAAAGACGACGCGCGCACGCGGTAAATACGATGGGCTGCTGGAAATTATTAATTACAATCGCGGGTTTTATGTTCTCACGCTGCTAGGAGTTATAGCCGGAGTTGTAATTGCAACACTGTTACCAAAAATGCTGGCGCTGCTTCTGGGAGGGGCAATTGCAGTGGCCGCCGGGTGGATCGTGGTCTCGCTGCTGGTCTCACACTACGTTTATGACCGATCGGGGTTATACGATTTGCGCTGGATGCGCGACCGGCTATCACGAGCACCGCGCAATTGGGTGAACATCCATAGCGGCCTCGATCAAACCAGCGAGATATTGCAGTCTGTATTTCCGGATGGCAACGGACGGATACTAGACATCTACGACCCGAAGGAGATGACCGAGCCCTCAATTGCCAGGGCGCGCGAGGTTTCTTCGCACGGGCCGAAGGCAGTGCAGGCGGATTTTCGGAAGCTGCCACTGGCAGATTCGTCTTGCGATGCCGTATTTCTAATTTTCGCGGCACATGAGATACGCCAGCGCACATCGCGCGCAGAATTCTTCCGGGAAGTAGCACGGGTGCTAAACAGGGACGGTACTGTGATCTTGATTGAGCATTTACGTGACGTGGCAAATTTTCTGGCATTTGGTCTAGGATTTCTTCACTTCCAATCGCGCCGGGAGTGGCTGTATGCTGCCACTTCCGCAAATTTTCGATTGCAGGAAGAAATGACGGTCACTCCGTTTGTGCATGTGTTTATTCTGGTCCACGAACATGTCTCTTGA
- a CDS encoding DUF2071 domain-containing protein, giving the protein MLHVLKRHPLPVKAFFRHSLVLTYAFPQELLRPLLPPGLVLDTYKDFGFLAIAMVQTENLRPAMVPKILGQNFFLSGYRIFTRLDTASNSIRGLRILRSDTDKKLMVISGNLLTHYAYQYCQVSFQESSGELRVKITTPHARADLEVSADIAHKPAPLPEGTPFENEKEARKFAGPLPYTFDYEKETGSIIMIRGVRENWHPQPVRVNVSRCSFFDQEPFCRATPILANAFHLQNVPYRWERGVRTVIKAQ; this is encoded by the coding sequence ATGCTGCATGTTTTGAAGAGACATCCGCTGCCCGTAAAGGCGTTCTTCCGCCATTCGCTGGTCCTCACCTACGCGTTTCCCCAGGAGCTGCTGCGGCCGCTGCTGCCTCCAGGATTGGTTCTCGACACCTACAAAGATTTTGGGTTCCTGGCGATTGCCATGGTGCAGACGGAAAATCTGCGCCCGGCGATGGTGCCGAAAATCCTGGGGCAGAATTTCTTCCTCTCGGGATACCGCATCTTCACCCGCCTGGACACTGCGTCAAATTCCATACGAGGATTGAGAATCCTGCGCTCCGACACGGATAAAAAGCTGATGGTAATCTCGGGAAATCTGCTGACCCATTACGCCTATCAGTATTGCCAGGTTTCATTTCAGGAAAGCTCAGGCGAGCTGCGAGTGAAGATCACAACTCCCCACGCGCGGGCCGATCTGGAGGTCAGCGCCGATATCGCGCACAAACCCGCCCCGCTGCCCGAGGGGACGCCCTTTGAAAATGAAAAAGAGGCAAGAAAGTTTGCCGGGCCACTGCCCTATACATTCGATTACGAGAAAGAAACCGGCTCGATCATCATGATCCGCGGGGTGCGGGAGAACTGGCACCCGCAGCCGGTGCGGGTCAACGTAAGCAGGTGCAGCTTCTTCGATCAAGAACCGTTTTGCCGGGCAACTCCCATACTGGCCAATGCCTTTCATCTGCAAAATGTGCCTTACCGTTGGGAGCGCGGAGTCCGCACCGTGATCAAAGCACAATGA
- a CDS encoding DUF3419 family protein yields MDEKRDNAASTPWRTGRFDSGARKAQLLFGQMYEDPSVEVQIFGAALKKRIFCIASAGCMAIALAAAGHNVTAVDINPAQIAYVRARLEGGGIQEGAADRLLARGRKLFWLLGWRNSLLRQFLAMEDLQEQSAFWKSQLDTVRWRITVDQLLHPRLLQAVYTAPFVRALPPNFGSKIRARMERCWKAYPNRSNPYAWRLLLGTSAETSVKAINFENPIELICSDAASFLESCAPGTFDGFSLSNILDGAPVDYRTRLLRSVSKAGTVDSIMVLRSFSEPSNEDELSWAARDKSMLWGAVTAAKTHSV; encoded by the coding sequence TTGGACGAGAAGCGAGATAACGCGGCTTCGACTCCATGGCGCACGGGCCGCTTCGACAGCGGCGCACGCAAAGCACAATTGCTGTTCGGGCAAATGTATGAAGACCCGAGTGTTGAAGTCCAAATTTTCGGAGCCGCGCTGAAGAAGCGTATTTTCTGCATCGCTTCCGCTGGTTGCATGGCCATCGCCCTGGCGGCTGCAGGCCACAACGTCACTGCGGTTGACATCAATCCTGCACAAATTGCCTATGTACGGGCCCGGCTTGAAGGGGGCGGCATCCAGGAAGGCGCGGCCGACCGCTTGCTGGCGCGCGGACGAAAGCTGTTTTGGCTGTTGGGCTGGCGCAACTCGTTACTACGACAATTTCTCGCGATGGAAGATTTACAAGAGCAATCTGCCTTCTGGAAGTCGCAGCTTGATACGGTGCGGTGGAGGATTACGGTTGACCAGTTGCTTCATCCCCGGCTATTACAAGCCGTTTATACGGCGCCTTTCGTCCGCGCCCTGCCGCCAAACTTTGGCAGCAAGATCCGGGCCCGGATGGAGCGCTGCTGGAAGGCGTATCCTAATCGCTCTAATCCATACGCATGGCGATTGTTGCTTGGGACTTCCGCTGAAACTTCGGTAAAGGCAATCAACTTTGAGAATCCGATTGAGCTGATCTGTAGCGATGCCGCCAGCTTTCTGGAATCGTGCGCGCCTGGGACGTTTGATGGATTTTCGCTTTCCAATATCCTGGATGGCGCGCCAGTCGACTATCGCACCCGGCTGCTCAGAAGTGTGAGCAAGGCAGGCACGGTGGATTCCATCATGGTATTGAGAAGCTTCTCCGAGCCCAGCAATGAAGACGAATTGAGCTGGGCGGCGCGTGACAAATCCATGTTGTGGGGCGCGGTAACCGCCGCGAAGACGCACTCGGTGTAA
- a CDS encoding DoxX-like family protein, whose protein sequence is MNTLRLIRIPIALVWIYQGLWCKVLGFVPHQGAIVQSVPFWDATTAHRFLIALGVTECGLALWVLSGWQARWAAFAQILLLVSMNGGGFVWGRRFIPDPAGMVIQNLAFITLIVIATGEVRIGREAR, encoded by the coding sequence GTGAACACTCTTCGATTAATCCGCATTCCCATCGCACTGGTGTGGATTTATCAGGGATTATGGTGCAAAGTGCTGGGCTTTGTGCCGCACCAAGGGGCGATTGTACAGTCTGTTCCATTTTGGGATGCAACCACTGCGCACCGTTTTCTTATCGCCCTGGGCGTGACAGAGTGCGGGCTGGCACTATGGGTCTTGAGCGGATGGCAGGCGCGATGGGCAGCGTTCGCACAGATTTTGCTGCTGGTGAGCATGAATGGCGGCGGCTTCGTTTGGGGACGCAGGTTCATTCCAGATCCGGCTGGCATGGTGATTCAAAACCTGGCGTTCATCACGCTGATTGTGATTGCAACAGGAGAGGTCCGAATTGGACGAGAAGCGAGATAA
- a CDS encoding dihydrofolate reductase family protein: MGRKTYDVARKMGGGSFRSPIKSYVFSHSQPPGERDGVMFTNQSPTELVGELRKRAGKNIWLMGGGELARGFLKADLVDELYLGVVPVLLGEGIPLFSAGFPQRDFSLIENKSYSKGLIAVKYDRVRSKTKQKS; this comes from the coding sequence ATGGGCCGCAAGACCTACGACGTTGCCCGCAAAATGGGTGGCGGATCGTTCCGGAGTCCCATCAAGAGCTACGTCTTTTCTCATTCCCAGCCACCGGGCGAACGTGATGGCGTTATGTTCACCAACCAATCCCCCACCGAGTTAGTCGGTGAACTTCGCAAGCGCGCCGGCAAGAACATCTGGCTCATGGGCGGCGGTGAACTTGCCCGCGGCTTCCTTAAAGCCGACCTGGTGGATGAGCTCTACTTGGGCGTTGTTCCTGTGTTGCTGGGCGAAGGCATCCCGCTCTTTTCAGCCGGATTCCCACAACGGGATTTCTCACTGATCGAGAACAAGAGCTACTCCAAAGGCCTGATCGCGGTCAAGTACGACCGCGTCCGTTCAAAAACCAAACAAAAATCTTGA
- a CDS encoding SRPBCC family protein, producing MTENMMNEKSNLSLLAFASASTRRQMIAGSIVALGGLATGSTVVWAEPQKTMEEMPSSGDKSIALHHEVDFKATPARIYEALLDSKQFSAFSGAPAEINREAGGAFSLFGGQILGRNVELVPNQRIVQAWRSAGWDQGVYSIAKFELKAQGPATHLIFDHRGFPEGKKEHLEEGWREHYWERLQKYLG from the coding sequence ATGACTGAGAACATGATGAATGAGAAAAGCAATTTGAGCCTACTGGCTTTCGCCAGTGCATCCACACGACGGCAAATGATTGCCGGCAGCATCGTTGCGCTGGGAGGCCTGGCAACGGGCTCCACCGTGGTCTGGGCTGAGCCGCAGAAGACCATGGAGGAAATGCCATCTTCAGGCGACAAGTCTATCGCGCTGCATCACGAAGTTGATTTTAAGGCGACCCCCGCGCGCATCTATGAAGCGCTGCTCGACAGCAAGCAGTTCAGCGCGTTCTCGGGCGCGCCGGCCGAGATCAACCGCGAGGCCGGCGGCGCCTTCTCGTTGTTCGGCGGCCAGATCCTGGGACGAAACGTCGAACTGGTGCCCAACCAGCGAATCGTTCAGGCATGGCGCTCGGCGGGTTGGGATCAAGGGGTATACTCGATTGCCAAGTTTGAACTGAAGGCGCAGGGCCCAGCGACCCACCTTATCTTCGACCACAGGGGCTTCCCCGAAGGCAAAAAAGAACACCTCGAAGAAGGATGGAGAGAACATTATTGGGAGAGGCTGCAGAAATACCTGGGATAG